Proteins from a genomic interval of Polaribacter sp. Q13:
- a CDS encoding family 16 glycosylhydrolase, whose translation MNKSLLFSVIVLISFNTVSQKVQPFTSKDGEKWTLKEDVSDEFDALNVDYKKWQKNPTHVQTWTWDNEKNVVLSDGSLKIIARFDDEGADRRFFDSCTKKSTPDFDLYFTSGMLKSYKKSVYGYYEARIKGAPLYPGLSPAFWMYSSIDDSLVKEGEVRYSEIDVVELTQRGTRVAGNERITDHNLHAIVSNGQKGGKGRVWMRPNDDKYRDKQRNENHASFDPRDDFHIYGCEVNEKEIIWFVDGVEIGRKANEFWHRPMNVALSLGIRNPYTIFKCNGFAVPPKPSLEEQKKFPSAMEVDYVRVWEKK comes from the coding sequence ATGAATAAAAGTTTATTGTTTTCTGTGATTGTGCTTATATCTTTTAATACCGTTTCTCAGAAAGTACAACCATTTACTTCTAAAGATGGAGAAAAATGGACATTAAAAGAAGATGTTTCAGATGAGTTTGATGCGCTTAATGTCGATTATAAAAAGTGGCAGAAGAACCCAACGCATGTGCAAACTTGGACCTGGGATAATGAGAAAAACGTAGTTCTTTCAGATGGTAGTTTAAAAATTATTGCCCGTTTTGATGATGAAGGAGCAGATAGACGTTTTTTTGATTCTTGTACTAAAAAATCTACACCAGATTTCGATTTGTATTTTACTTCAGGAATGTTAAAATCATATAAAAAAAGTGTGTATGGTTATTATGAAGCGCGTATTAAAGGAGCGCCATTGTATCCTGGTTTATCGCCTGCTTTTTGGATGTATAGTTCTATAGATGATTCTTTAGTAAAAGAAGGAGAAGTAAGGTATAGTGAAATTGATGTTGTAGAGCTTACGCAAAGAGGAACTAGAGTAGCAGGGAACGAAAGAATAACAGATCATAACTTACATGCCATCGTTTCTAATGGACAAAAAGGAGGGAAGGGACGCGTTTGGATGCGTCCAAATGATGATAAATATAGAGATAAGCAAAGAAATGAGAATCATGCGTCATTCGATCCAAGAGATGATTTTCATATATATGGATGTGAAGTAAATGAAAAGGAAATTATTTGGTTTGTAGATGGAGTAGAAATCGGTAGAAAAGCAAATGAGTTTTGGCACAGGCCAATGAATGTGGCGCTTTCTTTAGGTATTAGAAATCCATATACTATTTTTAAATGTAACGGATTTGCAGTACCGCCAAAACCAAGTTTAGAAGAGCAGAAGAAGTTTCCTTCTGCTATGGAAGTGGATTATGTGAGAGTTTGGGAAAAAAAGTAG